In Arvicola amphibius chromosome 13, mArvAmp1.2, whole genome shotgun sequence, a genomic segment contains:
- the Rbm26 gene encoding RNA-binding protein 26 isoform X9 encodes MVSKMIIENFEALKSWLSKTLEPICDADPSALAKYVLALVKKDKSEKELKALCIDQLDVFLQKETQIFVEKLFDAVNTKSYLPPPEQPSSGSLKVDFLQHQEKDIKKEELTKEEEREKKFSRRLNHSPPQSSSRYRDNSISHIKVMIHFFRSRDERKKDDRSRKRDYDRNPPRRDSYRDRYNRRRGRSRSYSRSRSRSWSKERLRDRDRDRSRTRSRSRTRSRERDLVKPKYDLDRTDPLENNYTPVSSVSNISSGHYPVPTLSSTITVIAPTHHGNNTTESWSEFHEDQVDHNSYVRPPMPKKRCRDYDEKGFCMRGDMCPFDHGSDPVVVEDVNLPGMLPFPAQPPVVEGPPPPGLPPPPPILTPPPVNLRPPVPPPGPLPPSLPPVTGPPPPLPPLQPSGMDAPPNSATSSVPTVVTTGIHHQPPPAPPSLFTADTYDTDGYNPEAPSITNTSRPMYRHRVHAQRPNLIGLTSGDMDLPPREKPPNKSSMRIVVDSESRKRTIGSGEPGVSTKKTWFDKPNFNRTNSPGFQKKVQFGNENTKLELRKVPPELNNISKLNEHFSRFGTLVNLQVAYNGDPEGALIQFATYEEAKKAISSTEAVLNNRFIKVYWHREGTTQQLQTTSPKVIQPLVQQPILPVVKQSVKERLGPVPSVTVEPAEAQSATSDLPQVLSTSTGLTKTVYNPAALKAAQKTLLVSTPAVDSNEAQKKKQEALKLQQDVRKRKQEILEKHIETQKMLISKLEKNKTMKSEDKAEIMKTLEVLTKNITKLKDEVKATSPGRCLPKSIKTKTQMQKELLDTELDLYKKMQAGEEVTELRRKYTELQLEAAKRGILSSGRGRGIHPRGRGAAHGRGRGRGRGRGVPGHAVVDHRPRALEISAFTESDREDLLPHFAQYGEIEDCQIDDSSLHAIITFKTRAEAEAAAIHGARFKGQDLKLAWNKPITNISAVESEEVEPDEEEFQEESLVDDSLLQDDDEEEEDNESRSWRR; translated from the exons cTGTGATGCCGATCCATCAGCCCTAGCAAAATATGTTTTGGCTCTGgtaaagaaagacaaaagtgaaaaggaattaaaggcattATGTATTGATCAGCTTGATGTATTTCTTCAGAAAG aGACACAGATATTTGTGGAGAAGCTTTTTGATGCTGTGAATACAAAGAGTTATCTACCTCCTCCAGAGCAACCATCGTCAGGAAGCCTGAAGGTAGACTTTCTTCAGCACcaagaaaaagatataaaaaaagaagag CTCACAAAGGAGGAAGAGCGAGAGAAGAAGTTTTCCAGAAGGCTGAACCATAGTCCTCCCCAGTCAAGCTCCCGCTACAGGGACAACAG CATTAGTCACATAAAAGTGATGATACATTTTTTTAGAAGCCGCGATGAGAGGAAAAAAGACGATCGTTCTCGCAAAAGAGATTATGATCGAAATCCTCCTCGAAGAGATTCATACAGAGACCGGTATAACAGAAGGCGAGGGAGAAGTCGCAGTTACAGCAGGAGTCGCAGCCGAAGTTGGAGTAAAGAGCGGCTTCGTGACCGGGATAGAGATAGAAGCAGGACGAGGAGCAGAAGCCGGACACGAAGCCGGG aAAGGGATCTGGTGAAACCTAAATATGACCTGGACAGAACAGATccattagaaaataattatacaCCAGTCTCTTCAGTATCTAATATTTCATCTGGCCACTATCCTGTACCTACTTTGAGCAGCACCATTACTGTAATTGCTCCCACTCATCATGGTAATAACACTACCGAAAGTTGGTCTGAATTTCATGAAGACCAGGTAGATCACAACTCTTATGTGAGGCCACCAATGCCAAAGAAACGGTGTAGAGATTATGATG AAAAGGGATTTTGTATGAGAGGAGACATGTGTCCTTTTGATCATGGAAGTGATCCAGTAGTGGTGGAAGATGTGAACCTGCCTGGGATGTTGCCTTTTCCAGCGCAGCCACCTGTTGTTGAAGGACCACCTCCTCCTggactgcctccacctcctccaatTCTTACACCCCCACCTGTGAATCTCAGACCCCCAGTGCCGCCACCAGGTCCACTACCACCCAGTCTGCCACCTGTCACGG GAccacctcctccacttcctcctttaCAACCGTCTGGCATGGATGCTCCACCCAACTCTGCAACCAGCTCTGTCCCCACTGTAGTAACAACCGGCATTCATCACCAGCCTCCTCCTGCTCCGCCCTCTCTCTTTACTGCAG ATACATATGATACAGATGGCTACAATCCTGAAGCACCAAGCATAACAAACACTTCCAGACCTATGTATAGACACAGAGTGCATGCGCAAAGGCCTAACTTGATAGGACTAACATCAGGGGATATGGATTTGCCACCCAGAG aAAAGCCTCCTAATAAAAGCAGTATGAGGATAGTAGTGGATTCAGAATCAAGGAAAAGAACCATTGGGTCTGGAGAACCTGGAGTTTCTACAAAGAAGACATGGTTTGATAA ACCGAATTTTAATAGGACAAACAGCCCAGGTTTCCAGAAGAAGGTTcaatttggaaatgaaaatacTAAACTTGAACTTAGGAAAGTTCCTCCGGAATTAAATAATATCAGCAAACTTAATGAACATTTTAGTAGATTTGGAACATTGGTTAACTTACAG GTTGCCTATAATGGTGATCCTGAAGGTGCCCTTATCCAATTTGCAACATATGAAGAGGCAAAGAAAGCAATCTCAAGTACAGAAGCAGTATTAAATAACCGCTTTATTAAGGTTTACTGGCACAGAGAAGGAACTACTCAGCAGTTACAGACCACTTCACCAAAG GTAATACAGCCGTTAGTTCAGCAGCCCATTTTACCTGTTGTGAAACAATCTGTCAAAGAGCGGTTGGGTCCTGTACCATCAGTTACTGTTGAACCAGCAGAAGCTCAGAGTGCTACTTCAGACCTTCCCCAG GTGTTGTCTACATCTACTGGCCTTACAAAAACGGTGTATAATCCTGCTGCTTTGAAGGCTGCACAGAAAACTTTACTAGTTTCTACCCCTGCAGTTGATAGTAATgaagcacagaaaaagaaacag GAGGCACTGAAACTTCAGCAGGATgtaagaaaaaggaagcaagaaattttagaaaagcacATTGAAACACAGaag ATGCTAATTTCAAaactagagaaaaacaaaacaatgaagtctgaagataaagcagaaataatgaaaacattagaGGTTTTGACAAAAAATATTACCAAGTTGAAAGATGAAGTCAAAGCTACATCTCCTGGACGCTGTCTTCCAAAAAGTATAAAAACGAAGACTCAg ATGCAGAAAGAATTGCTTGACACAGAATTGGATTTATATAAGAAAATGCAGGCTGGAGAAGAAGTCACAGAACTTAGGAGAAAGTATACAGAATTACAGTTGGAG gcTGCTAAAAGAGGAATTCTTTCATCTGGCCGAGGTAGAGGAATTCATCCAAGAGGTCGCGGTGCAGCTCATGGCCGGGGCAGGGGTAGAGGTCGAGGACGAGGTGTTCCTGGACATGCTGTGGTGGATCACCGGCCCAGGGCCCTGGAGATTTCCGCATttacagagagtgacagagaagatCTTCTTCCTCATTTTGCG CAATATGGGGAAATTGAGGATTGTCAGATTGACGACTCATCACTTCATGCGATAATTACATTCAAGAcaagagcagaagcagaagct
- the Rbm26 gene encoding RNA-binding protein 26 isoform X10 — MVSKMIIENFEALKSWLSKTLEPICDADPSALAKYVLALVKKDKSEKELKALCIDQLDVFLQKETQIFVEKLFDAVNTKSYLPPPEQPSSGSLKVDFLQHQEKDIKKEELTKEEEREKKFSRRLNHSPPQSSSRYRDNRSRDERKKDDRSRKRDYDRNPPRRDSYRDRYNRRRGRSRSYSRSRSRSWSKERLRDRDRDRSRTRSRSRTRSRERDLVKPKYDLDRTDPLENNYTPVSSVSNISSGHYPVPTLSSTITVIAPTHHGNNTTESWSEFHEDQVDHNSYVRPPMPKKRCRDYDEKGFCMRGDMCPFDHGSDPVVVEDVNLPGMLPFPAQPPVVEGPPPPGLPPPPPILTPPPVNLRPPVPPPGPLPPSLPPVTGPPPPLPPLQPSGMDAPPNSATSSVPTVVTTGIHHQPPPAPPSLFTADTYDTDGYNPEAPSITNTSRPMYRHRVHAQRPNLIGLTSGDMDLPPREKPPNKSSMRIVVDSESRKRTIGSGEPGVSTKKTWFDKPNFNRTNSPGFQKKVQFGNENTKLELRKVPPELNNISKLNEHFSRFGTLVNLQVAYNGDPEGALIQFATYEEAKKAISSTEAVLNNRFIKVYWHREGTTQQLQTTSPKVIQPLVQQPILPVVKQSVKERLGPVPSVTVEPAEAQSATSDLPQVLSTSTGLTKTVYNPAALKAAQKTLLVSTPAVDSNEAQKKKQEALKLQQDVRKRKQEILEKHIETQKMLISKLEKNKTMKSEDKAEIMKTLEVLTKNITKLKDEVKATSPGRCLPKSIKTKTQMQKELLDTELDLYKKMQAGEEVTELRRKYTELQLEAAKRGILSSGRGRGIHPRGRGAAHGRGRGRGRGRGVPGHAVVDHRPRALEISAFTESDREDLLPHFAQYGEIEDCQIDDSSLHAIITFKTRAEAEAAAIHGARFKGQDLKLAWNKPITNISAVESEEVEPDEEEFQEESLVDDSLLQDDDEEEEDNESRSWRR, encoded by the exons cTGTGATGCCGATCCATCAGCCCTAGCAAAATATGTTTTGGCTCTGgtaaagaaagacaaaagtgaaaaggaattaaaggcattATGTATTGATCAGCTTGATGTATTTCTTCAGAAAG aGACACAGATATTTGTGGAGAAGCTTTTTGATGCTGTGAATACAAAGAGTTATCTACCTCCTCCAGAGCAACCATCGTCAGGAAGCCTGAAGGTAGACTTTCTTCAGCACcaagaaaaagatataaaaaaagaagag CTCACAAAGGAGGAAGAGCGAGAGAAGAAGTTTTCCAGAAGGCTGAACCATAGTCCTCCCCAGTCAAGCTCCCGCTACAGGGACAACAG AAGCCGCGATGAGAGGAAAAAAGACGATCGTTCTCGCAAAAGAGATTATGATCGAAATCCTCCTCGAAGAGATTCATACAGAGACCGGTATAACAGAAGGCGAGGGAGAAGTCGCAGTTACAGCAGGAGTCGCAGCCGAAGTTGGAGTAAAGAGCGGCTTCGTGACCGGGATAGAGATAGAAGCAGGACGAGGAGCAGAAGCCGGACACGAAGCCGGG aAAGGGATCTGGTGAAACCTAAATATGACCTGGACAGAACAGATccattagaaaataattatacaCCAGTCTCTTCAGTATCTAATATTTCATCTGGCCACTATCCTGTACCTACTTTGAGCAGCACCATTACTGTAATTGCTCCCACTCATCATGGTAATAACACTACCGAAAGTTGGTCTGAATTTCATGAAGACCAGGTAGATCACAACTCTTATGTGAGGCCACCAATGCCAAAGAAACGGTGTAGAGATTATGATG AAAAGGGATTTTGTATGAGAGGAGACATGTGTCCTTTTGATCATGGAAGTGATCCAGTAGTGGTGGAAGATGTGAACCTGCCTGGGATGTTGCCTTTTCCAGCGCAGCCACCTGTTGTTGAAGGACCACCTCCTCCTggactgcctccacctcctccaatTCTTACACCCCCACCTGTGAATCTCAGACCCCCAGTGCCGCCACCAGGTCCACTACCACCCAGTCTGCCACCTGTCACGG GAccacctcctccacttcctcctttaCAACCGTCTGGCATGGATGCTCCACCCAACTCTGCAACCAGCTCTGTCCCCACTGTAGTAACAACCGGCATTCATCACCAGCCTCCTCCTGCTCCGCCCTCTCTCTTTACTGCAG ATACATATGATACAGATGGCTACAATCCTGAAGCACCAAGCATAACAAACACTTCCAGACCTATGTATAGACACAGAGTGCATGCGCAAAGGCCTAACTTGATAGGACTAACATCAGGGGATATGGATTTGCCACCCAGAG aAAAGCCTCCTAATAAAAGCAGTATGAGGATAGTAGTGGATTCAGAATCAAGGAAAAGAACCATTGGGTCTGGAGAACCTGGAGTTTCTACAAAGAAGACATGGTTTGATAA ACCGAATTTTAATAGGACAAACAGCCCAGGTTTCCAGAAGAAGGTTcaatttggaaatgaaaatacTAAACTTGAACTTAGGAAAGTTCCTCCGGAATTAAATAATATCAGCAAACTTAATGAACATTTTAGTAGATTTGGAACATTGGTTAACTTACAG GTTGCCTATAATGGTGATCCTGAAGGTGCCCTTATCCAATTTGCAACATATGAAGAGGCAAAGAAAGCAATCTCAAGTACAGAAGCAGTATTAAATAACCGCTTTATTAAGGTTTACTGGCACAGAGAAGGAACTACTCAGCAGTTACAGACCACTTCACCAAAG GTAATACAGCCGTTAGTTCAGCAGCCCATTTTACCTGTTGTGAAACAATCTGTCAAAGAGCGGTTGGGTCCTGTACCATCAGTTACTGTTGAACCAGCAGAAGCTCAGAGTGCTACTTCAGACCTTCCCCAG GTGTTGTCTACATCTACTGGCCTTACAAAAACGGTGTATAATCCTGCTGCTTTGAAGGCTGCACAGAAAACTTTACTAGTTTCTACCCCTGCAGTTGATAGTAATgaagcacagaaaaagaaacag GAGGCACTGAAACTTCAGCAGGATgtaagaaaaaggaagcaagaaattttagaaaagcacATTGAAACACAGaag ATGCTAATTTCAAaactagagaaaaacaaaacaatgaagtctgaagataaagcagaaataatgaaaacattagaGGTTTTGACAAAAAATATTACCAAGTTGAAAGATGAAGTCAAAGCTACATCTCCTGGACGCTGTCTTCCAAAAAGTATAAAAACGAAGACTCAg ATGCAGAAAGAATTGCTTGACACAGAATTGGATTTATATAAGAAAATGCAGGCTGGAGAAGAAGTCACAGAACTTAGGAGAAAGTATACAGAATTACAGTTGGAG gcTGCTAAAAGAGGAATTCTTTCATCTGGCCGAGGTAGAGGAATTCATCCAAGAGGTCGCGGTGCAGCTCATGGCCGGGGCAGGGGTAGAGGTCGAGGACGAGGTGTTCCTGGACATGCTGTGGTGGATCACCGGCCCAGGGCCCTGGAGATTTCCGCATttacagagagtgacagagaagatCTTCTTCCTCATTTTGCG CAATATGGGGAAATTGAGGATTGTCAGATTGACGACTCATCACTTCATGCGATAATTACATTCAAGAcaagagcagaagcagaagct
- the Rbm26 gene encoding RNA-binding protein 26 isoform X11, which translates to MVSKMIIENFEALKSWLSKTLEPICDADPSALAKYVLALVKKDKSEKELKALCIDQLDVFLQKETQIFVEKLFDAVNTKSYLPPPEQPSSGSLKVDFLQHQEKDIKKEELTKEEEREKKFSRRLNHSPPQSSSRYRDNRSRDERKKDDRSRKRDYDRNPPRRDSYRDRYNRRRGRSRSYSRSRSRSWSKERLRDRDRDRSRTRSRSRTRSRERDLVKPKYDLDRTDPLENNYTPVSSVSNISSGHYPVPTLSSTITVIAPTHHGNNTTESWSEFHEDQVDHNSYVRPPMPKKRCRDYDEKGFCMRGDMCPFDHGSDPVVVEDVNLPGMLPFPAQPPVVEGPPPPGLPPPPPILTPPPVNLRPPVPPPGPLPPSLPPVTGPPPPLPPLQPSGMDAPPNSATSSVPTVVTTGIHHQPPPAPPSLFTADTYDTDGYNPEAPSITNTSRPMYRHRVHAQRPNLIGLTSGDMDLPPREKPPNKSSMRIVVDSESRKRTIGSGEPGVSTKKTWFDKPNFNRTNSPGFQKKVQFGNENTKLELRKVPPELNNISKLNEHFSRFGTLVNLQVAYNGDPEGALIQFATYEEAKKAISSTEAVLNNRFIKVYWHREGTTQQLQTTSPKPLVQQPILPVVKQSVKERLGPVPSVTVEPAEAQSATSDLPQVLSTSTGLTKTVYNPAALKAAQKTLLVSTPAVDSNEAQKKKQEALKLQQDVRKRKQEILEKHIETQKMLISKLEKNKTMKSEDKAEIMKTLEVLTKNITKLKDEVKATSPGRCLPKSIKTKTQMQKELLDTELDLYKKMQAGEEVTELRRKYTELQLEAAKRGILSSGRGRGIHPRGRGAAHGRGRGRGRGRGVPGHAVVDHRPRALEISAFTESDREDLLPHFAQYGEIEDCQIDDSSLHAIITFKTRAEAEAAAIHGARFKGQDLKLAWNKPITNISAVESEEVEPDEEEFQEESLVDDSLLQDDDEEEEDNESRSWRR; encoded by the exons cTGTGATGCCGATCCATCAGCCCTAGCAAAATATGTTTTGGCTCTGgtaaagaaagacaaaagtgaaaaggaattaaaggcattATGTATTGATCAGCTTGATGTATTTCTTCAGAAAG aGACACAGATATTTGTGGAGAAGCTTTTTGATGCTGTGAATACAAAGAGTTATCTACCTCCTCCAGAGCAACCATCGTCAGGAAGCCTGAAGGTAGACTTTCTTCAGCACcaagaaaaagatataaaaaaagaagag CTCACAAAGGAGGAAGAGCGAGAGAAGAAGTTTTCCAGAAGGCTGAACCATAGTCCTCCCCAGTCAAGCTCCCGCTACAGGGACAACAG AAGCCGCGATGAGAGGAAAAAAGACGATCGTTCTCGCAAAAGAGATTATGATCGAAATCCTCCTCGAAGAGATTCATACAGAGACCGGTATAACAGAAGGCGAGGGAGAAGTCGCAGTTACAGCAGGAGTCGCAGCCGAAGTTGGAGTAAAGAGCGGCTTCGTGACCGGGATAGAGATAGAAGCAGGACGAGGAGCAGAAGCCGGACACGAAGCCGGG aAAGGGATCTGGTGAAACCTAAATATGACCTGGACAGAACAGATccattagaaaataattatacaCCAGTCTCTTCAGTATCTAATATTTCATCTGGCCACTATCCTGTACCTACTTTGAGCAGCACCATTACTGTAATTGCTCCCACTCATCATGGTAATAACACTACCGAAAGTTGGTCTGAATTTCATGAAGACCAGGTAGATCACAACTCTTATGTGAGGCCACCAATGCCAAAGAAACGGTGTAGAGATTATGATG AAAAGGGATTTTGTATGAGAGGAGACATGTGTCCTTTTGATCATGGAAGTGATCCAGTAGTGGTGGAAGATGTGAACCTGCCTGGGATGTTGCCTTTTCCAGCGCAGCCACCTGTTGTTGAAGGACCACCTCCTCCTggactgcctccacctcctccaatTCTTACACCCCCACCTGTGAATCTCAGACCCCCAGTGCCGCCACCAGGTCCACTACCACCCAGTCTGCCACCTGTCACGG GAccacctcctccacttcctcctttaCAACCGTCTGGCATGGATGCTCCACCCAACTCTGCAACCAGCTCTGTCCCCACTGTAGTAACAACCGGCATTCATCACCAGCCTCCTCCTGCTCCGCCCTCTCTCTTTACTGCAG ATACATATGATACAGATGGCTACAATCCTGAAGCACCAAGCATAACAAACACTTCCAGACCTATGTATAGACACAGAGTGCATGCGCAAAGGCCTAACTTGATAGGACTAACATCAGGGGATATGGATTTGCCACCCAGAG aAAAGCCTCCTAATAAAAGCAGTATGAGGATAGTAGTGGATTCAGAATCAAGGAAAAGAACCATTGGGTCTGGAGAACCTGGAGTTTCTACAAAGAAGACATGGTTTGATAA ACCGAATTTTAATAGGACAAACAGCCCAGGTTTCCAGAAGAAGGTTcaatttggaaatgaaaatacTAAACTTGAACTTAGGAAAGTTCCTCCGGAATTAAATAATATCAGCAAACTTAATGAACATTTTAGTAGATTTGGAACATTGGTTAACTTACAG GTTGCCTATAATGGTGATCCTGAAGGTGCCCTTATCCAATTTGCAACATATGAAGAGGCAAAGAAAGCAATCTCAAGTACAGAAGCAGTATTAAATAACCGCTTTATTAAGGTTTACTGGCACAGAGAAGGAACTACTCAGCAGTTACAGACCACTTCACCAAAG CCGTTAGTTCAGCAGCCCATTTTACCTGTTGTGAAACAATCTGTCAAAGAGCGGTTGGGTCCTGTACCATCAGTTACTGTTGAACCAGCAGAAGCTCAGAGTGCTACTTCAGACCTTCCCCAG GTGTTGTCTACATCTACTGGCCTTACAAAAACGGTGTATAATCCTGCTGCTTTGAAGGCTGCACAGAAAACTTTACTAGTTTCTACCCCTGCAGTTGATAGTAATgaagcacagaaaaagaaacag GAGGCACTGAAACTTCAGCAGGATgtaagaaaaaggaagcaagaaattttagaaaagcacATTGAAACACAGaag ATGCTAATTTCAAaactagagaaaaacaaaacaatgaagtctgaagataaagcagaaataatgaaaacattagaGGTTTTGACAAAAAATATTACCAAGTTGAAAGATGAAGTCAAAGCTACATCTCCTGGACGCTGTCTTCCAAAAAGTATAAAAACGAAGACTCAg ATGCAGAAAGAATTGCTTGACACAGAATTGGATTTATATAAGAAAATGCAGGCTGGAGAAGAAGTCACAGAACTTAGGAGAAAGTATACAGAATTACAGTTGGAG gcTGCTAAAAGAGGAATTCTTTCATCTGGCCGAGGTAGAGGAATTCATCCAAGAGGTCGCGGTGCAGCTCATGGCCGGGGCAGGGGTAGAGGTCGAGGACGAGGTGTTCCTGGACATGCTGTGGTGGATCACCGGCCCAGGGCCCTGGAGATTTCCGCATttacagagagtgacagagaagatCTTCTTCCTCATTTTGCG CAATATGGGGAAATTGAGGATTGTCAGATTGACGACTCATCACTTCATGCGATAATTACATTCAAGAcaagagcagaagcagaagct
- the Rbm26 gene encoding RNA-binding protein 26 isoform X8 yields MVSKMIIENFEALKSWLSKTLEPICDADPSALAKYVLALVKKDKSEKELKALCIDQLDVFLQKETQIFVEKLFDAVNTKSYLPPPEQPSSGSLKVDFLQHQEKDIKKEELTKEEEREKKFSRRLNHSPPQSSSRYRDNSISHIKVMIHFFRSRDERKKDDRSRKRDYDRNPPRRDSYRDRYNRRRGRSRSYSRSRSRSWSKERLRDRDRDRSRTRSRSRTRSRERDLVKPKYDLDRTDPLENNYTPVSSVSNISSGHYPVPTLSSTITVIAPTHHGNNTTESWSEFHEDQVDHNSYVRPPMPKKRCRDYDEKGFCMRGDMCPFDHGSDPVVVEDVNLPGMLPFPAQPPVVEGPPPPGLPPPPPILTPPPVNLRPPVPPPGPLPPSLPPVTGPPPPLPPLQPSGMDAPPNSATSSVPTVVTTGIHHQPPPAPPSLFTAVFVLPDTYDTDGYNPEAPSITNTSRPMYRHRVHAQRPNLIGLTSGDMDLPPREKPPNKSSMRIVVDSESRKRTIGSGEPGVSTKKTWFDKPNFNRTNSPGFQKKVQFGNENTKLELRKVPPELNNISKLNEHFSRFGTLVNLQVAYNGDPEGALIQFATYEEAKKAISSTEAVLNNRFIKVYWHREGTTQQLQTTSPKPLVQQPILPVVKQSVKERLGPVPSVTVEPAEAQSATSDLPQVLSTSTGLTKTVYNPAALKAAQKTLLVSTPAVDSNEAQKKKQEALKLQQDVRKRKQEILEKHIETQKMLISKLEKNKTMKSEDKAEIMKTLEVLTKNITKLKDEVKATSPGRCLPKSIKTKTQMQKELLDTELDLYKKMQAGEEVTELRRKYTELQLEAAKRGILSSGRGRGIHPRGRGAAHGRGRGRGRGRGVPGHAVVDHRPRALEISAFTESDREDLLPHFAQYGEIEDCQIDDSSLHAIITFKTRAEAEAAAIHGARFKGQDLKLAWNKPITNISAVESEEVEPDEEEFQEESLVDDSLLQDDDEEEEDNESRSWRR; encoded by the exons cTGTGATGCCGATCCATCAGCCCTAGCAAAATATGTTTTGGCTCTGgtaaagaaagacaaaagtgaaaaggaattaaaggcattATGTATTGATCAGCTTGATGTATTTCTTCAGAAAG aGACACAGATATTTGTGGAGAAGCTTTTTGATGCTGTGAATACAAAGAGTTATCTACCTCCTCCAGAGCAACCATCGTCAGGAAGCCTGAAGGTAGACTTTCTTCAGCACcaagaaaaagatataaaaaaagaagag CTCACAAAGGAGGAAGAGCGAGAGAAGAAGTTTTCCAGAAGGCTGAACCATAGTCCTCCCCAGTCAAGCTCCCGCTACAGGGACAACAG CATTAGTCACATAAAAGTGATGATACATTTTTTTAGAAGCCGCGATGAGAGGAAAAAAGACGATCGTTCTCGCAAAAGAGATTATGATCGAAATCCTCCTCGAAGAGATTCATACAGAGACCGGTATAACAGAAGGCGAGGGAGAAGTCGCAGTTACAGCAGGAGTCGCAGCCGAAGTTGGAGTAAAGAGCGGCTTCGTGACCGGGATAGAGATAGAAGCAGGACGAGGAGCAGAAGCCGGACACGAAGCCGGG aAAGGGATCTGGTGAAACCTAAATATGACCTGGACAGAACAGATccattagaaaataattatacaCCAGTCTCTTCAGTATCTAATATTTCATCTGGCCACTATCCTGTACCTACTTTGAGCAGCACCATTACTGTAATTGCTCCCACTCATCATGGTAATAACACTACCGAAAGTTGGTCTGAATTTCATGAAGACCAGGTAGATCACAACTCTTATGTGAGGCCACCAATGCCAAAGAAACGGTGTAGAGATTATGATG AAAAGGGATTTTGTATGAGAGGAGACATGTGTCCTTTTGATCATGGAAGTGATCCAGTAGTGGTGGAAGATGTGAACCTGCCTGGGATGTTGCCTTTTCCAGCGCAGCCACCTGTTGTTGAAGGACCACCTCCTCCTggactgcctccacctcctccaatTCTTACACCCCCACCTGTGAATCTCAGACCCCCAGTGCCGCCACCAGGTCCACTACCACCCAGTCTGCCACCTGTCACGG GAccacctcctccacttcctcctttaCAACCGTCTGGCATGGATGCTCCACCCAACTCTGCAACCAGCTCTGTCCCCACTGTAGTAACAACCGGCATTCATCACCAGCCTCCTCCTGCTCCGCCCTCTCTCTTTACTGCAG TTTTTGTGTTACCAGATACATATGATACAGATGGCTACAATCCTGAAGCACCAAGCATAACAAACACTTCCAGACCTATGTATAGACACAGAGTGCATGCGCAAAGGCCTAACTTGATAGGACTAACATCAGGGGATATGGATTTGCCACCCAGAG aAAAGCCTCCTAATAAAAGCAGTATGAGGATAGTAGTGGATTCAGAATCAAGGAAAAGAACCATTGGGTCTGGAGAACCTGGAGTTTCTACAAAGAAGACATGGTTTGATAA ACCGAATTTTAATAGGACAAACAGCCCAGGTTTCCAGAAGAAGGTTcaatttggaaatgaaaatacTAAACTTGAACTTAGGAAAGTTCCTCCGGAATTAAATAATATCAGCAAACTTAATGAACATTTTAGTAGATTTGGAACATTGGTTAACTTACAG GTTGCCTATAATGGTGATCCTGAAGGTGCCCTTATCCAATTTGCAACATATGAAGAGGCAAAGAAAGCAATCTCAAGTACAGAAGCAGTATTAAATAACCGCTTTATTAAGGTTTACTGGCACAGAGAAGGAACTACTCAGCAGTTACAGACCACTTCACCAAAG CCGTTAGTTCAGCAGCCCATTTTACCTGTTGTGAAACAATCTGTCAAAGAGCGGTTGGGTCCTGTACCATCAGTTACTGTTGAACCAGCAGAAGCTCAGAGTGCTACTTCAGACCTTCCCCAG GTGTTGTCTACATCTACTGGCCTTACAAAAACGGTGTATAATCCTGCTGCTTTGAAGGCTGCACAGAAAACTTTACTAGTTTCTACCCCTGCAGTTGATAGTAATgaagcacagaaaaagaaacag GAGGCACTGAAACTTCAGCAGGATgtaagaaaaaggaagcaagaaattttagaaaagcacATTGAAACACAGaag ATGCTAATTTCAAaactagagaaaaacaaaacaatgaagtctgaagataaagcagaaataatgaaaacattagaGGTTTTGACAAAAAATATTACCAAGTTGAAAGATGAAGTCAAAGCTACATCTCCTGGACGCTGTCTTCCAAAAAGTATAAAAACGAAGACTCAg ATGCAGAAAGAATTGCTTGACACAGAATTGGATTTATATAAGAAAATGCAGGCTGGAGAAGAAGTCACAGAACTTAGGAGAAAGTATACAGAATTACAGTTGGAG gcTGCTAAAAGAGGAATTCTTTCATCTGGCCGAGGTAGAGGAATTCATCCAAGAGGTCGCGGTGCAGCTCATGGCCGGGGCAGGGGTAGAGGTCGAGGACGAGGTGTTCCTGGACATGCTGTGGTGGATCACCGGCCCAGGGCCCTGGAGATTTCCGCATttacagagagtgacagagaagatCTTCTTCCTCATTTTGCG CAATATGGGGAAATTGAGGATTGTCAGATTGACGACTCATCACTTCATGCGATAATTACATTCAAGAcaagagcagaagcagaagct